In one Watersipora subatra chromosome 6, tzWatSuba1.1, whole genome shotgun sequence genomic region, the following are encoded:
- the LOC137398666 gene encoding nucleoporin NUP188-like yields MKYFTPDLCLLLNDVTFDVASHEPLVTYGFSSPSLEVRNPPSFGCFMSTTSLCISLLTKSERSPSRSHLSDEEVEIIRPRLLYILEVTLYLILTQVMLYLRSGALGLKETNMLKREIGTEINACILGMQRYYRKLTPASPGNRGMTTPSTGGSTPSFSSSASRSPRRRSMHSPAIASVLAENGLYKLADQFVKDILK; encoded by the exons ATGAAGTACTTTACTCCGGACCTCTGTCTCCTTCTCAACGACGTTACATTTGACGTGGCAAGCCACGAGCCGCTTGTTACTTATGGTTTTTCTTCTCCCTCGCTCGAAGTTCGAAACCCTCCCAGTTTTGGCTGCTTTATGAGCACTACAAGCCTCTGTATCAGCCTGTTGACGAAG AGTGAAAGGTCTCCTTCGAGAAGTCACCTAAGTGATGAGGAAGTAGAGATTATAAG ACCACGGCTGCTCTACATATTAGAAGTCACACTCTACCTTATACTCACCCAGGTCATGCTCTACCTGCGATCAGGTGCACTTGGGCTAAAGGAGACAAATATGCTGAAGAGAGAGATTGGCACTGAAATA AATGCCTGCATACTCGGCATGCAGAGATATTACAGAAAGCTAACTCCTGCGAGTCCTGGAAATCGTGGTATGACAACTCCATCAACAGGCGGTAGTACCCCATCATTCTCTAGCTCAGCATCACGCTCTCCTAGAAGGCGCAGCATGCACAGTCCTGCCATCGCTTCAGTTCTCGCAGAAAATGGGCTATACAAGCTGGCGGACCAGTTTGTGAAAGACATactaaaatag